TGACAAGGGCAGCAGCACAATCAGCACCCCCGAGATGGATAGCGCCAACTCGTAGGCTGAGGTATCTGCACAGGAGAGCTTCAGCAGGGCGGGCACCTCACAAAAGAAGTGGTCCACGGTGCGGGAGGCACAGTAGGGGAAGTGCAGGATGATGGAGGTCTGAATGGAAGCAACGAGCGCACCAGAGCACCAGGAGGTGCCCACCATGAGCAGGCACACCTGACGTCTCATGAGCACAGGATAGTGCAGGGGGTGGCACACGGCAACATAGCGGTCATAAGACATGAGGGACAGCAGGACATCTTCAGACATACCCATCAATATCAGAGAGAACATCTGAGCTGCACAGCCCCCAAAGGAGATGGAACCCTCTCCTTGCAGGTAGTTGGCCGCCATCTTGGGGATAATGACCAATGGAAAGCCAATGTCCAACAGGGAGAGCTGGCTGAGCaggaagtacatgggtgtgtggagcCGGGAGTCTGTATGGATCAGGAAGAGCAGGATGGTGTTGCCCAGAAGGCCCATGGTGAACGTGGCAGCCACAAGGGAGAAGAGAATGAGGTGTGGCCGTGAGTGGCTGAAGAGCCCCATGAGAATGAAGTCTGAATCTGTTGATAGATTTCCTCCCCCCATGCTCCAGGGAGCTTCATTCATATGCAAGAAGAGCAGGACCTCTGGCAAGGAGTCTCAATGGGGGTGGCAAGCAAGTTTCATCTCACATGCAACTGCTGTAGTTTGGTGGAAGTCACATGTAGCCTCTTGAGAAGGTTGATGAACCTCATCCAGGCTCAGTAGGAAGAAAAATGCCATGACTGATTCATTGTGTCTGCTTGGACCTGGGTGACAGCAACACAATGCTCGTATTTGTCACCTCTGAGTTAAGTTCTTGCCTCCATCCTCCAGGCAGGCCCTACCCACCAACTCTTGCAGTCAGATTTTCTGTCTTCAAGGGAGAGTATGAAACATTCTCAGTGAAACACTGGAACACAGCCTTTCAAGATGTTCTACAGACAAAGCAGAGGTGGGATTCCAAAAAGACTGGAATATGAAGCAAGGAGACTTTCACAAAAGGACGAAGGATGATAAGGCTGGATCAAAAATTAAGTCCAAAACCACGAGGAAAGACTTATTTCCAAATTTGTTGGAAAAACTTGTTTCCAAATCCCTAAAGTCTGGAAGAGTCAAAGTGGGATGGCATTTAGGATGTGGGACCAAGACATCTACTCTGTAAAGGGACACATGAGTGACAAAGGTTAGAACCAAGCAGTCTGGGGTGGTGGGTTACAAGTTGTCCCAAACATCAGCCATCTGTTTGAGGCTTGATTTTATAGGATGAGAGTGGAGTATGTTATGCTTAGCATTTActaagtgttcaataaacatatgctgaatgaatgaagtagatgAGGAAGCTGTCTTAAGTATCAGGAAGGACTGCCCTCACTTAACTAAAGAAAGCTTGACCTTCTTACCCTCAATGCCACACACCCAGGCAAGCTCATATTGTCCAGGAGTGTCATTCACTACCCATCATCTCCAACAGCAAGAACTTATGGGCTAAAGGAGCACCTGGTGCCATCAACGGAGAGTGAGAGAAGGATAgagaggctggtttattaagatTGAGAGGATTCTCCCTTGGCTGAATCCAGTAGAGTTCTGCTTTATCAGATGCCCAAAGGTGTTGGGTTATTTGGAGACCAGGAAAGGTCAACCTAGGCCCAGACCATCTGTGACACTTGCCTAAGAtatctttcagcttctctgacaTGATTTCCTTTAACCTTGAAACCGGGTAGAACTTCTCCCCTTGCCTAACCAGTGTCTGCTCTCTCTCCATTTCTATGTCTTTGTTTTGCCCATTTCAATGCCACACTAGAGCTGGATTTTCTGTTGCATCAAGACCTTTCATTATCCAGTCCacaacaatttatttattcatccattctttcAACAAAAGTTAACTGAGCTCCTCCCAATTGCCAATCATTGAAGGATGCATAAATGACCCAGAGTGTGAAAAAGATGGACAAGTACATTTTTTCATGAAGTTCAGTCtcattggagagagagagaacaaacaaGGAAAAGGTCAAGCCAGTTACTCCTTTTAATGGAAAGAAgtgcaaaaaaattaaacagatgaTCTTATTAGGAATTTACTAGGGCAAACACCTTTGGATGACATAATTGAAGGAGATCTCTCTGGACAGCTAAGAGCTGCCCTCAGAATCTAAAGGAGTGTTTTCAAGAGAGGGAATGCCTAACTATTTGTGGGAAATCAGGGAGCCTGGTTATCATTCTAAGAATTTTCTAAGAGTTAAATCTACCACGAAATGGAACAGATAGCTTCCTGAGGGAGTGTTTGCTTTTTTCAATTAATGATAAGTGGGCTGGAAATATAAATACCCCTTAGCACTGCCCTCAAAAGACGTAGTGTTGGATGGAGT
Above is a window of Choloepus didactylus isolate mChoDid1 chromosome 25, mChoDid1.pri, whole genome shotgun sequence DNA encoding:
- the LOC119520656 gene encoding olfactory receptor 2Z1-like, with protein sequence MGGGNLSTDSDFILMGLFSHSRPHLILFSLVAATFTMGLLGNTILLFLIHTDSRLHTPMYFLLSQLSLLDIGFPLVIIPKMAANYLQGEGSISFGGCAAQMFSLILMGMSEDVLLSLMSYDRYVAVCHPLHYPVLMRRQVCLLMVGTSWCSGALVASIQTSIILHFPYCASRTVDHFFCEVPALLKLSCADTSAYELALSISGVLIVLLPLSLIATSYGHVLRSVLRMRSAETRHKAFATCFSHVTVVGLFYGAAVFMYMVPGIYHSPRQDNVVSLFYSLVTPTLNPLIYSLRNREVRAALVKVLGRAGFRSKR